Proteins from a single region of Haliaeetus albicilla chromosome Z, bHalAlb1.1, whole genome shotgun sequence:
- the SAXO1 gene encoding LOW QUALITY PROTEIN: stabilizer of axonemal microtubules 1 (The sequence of the model RefSeq protein was modified relative to this genomic sequence to represent the inferred CDS: substituted 1 base at 1 genomic stop codon), which translates to MPPIXPVPLHVVPSLKKCICQLCTCGCHHCPHLPMRPYKKTEKPCMLSEYLKRYPLYSITVPRGSFKPKEAYKMAQIPMEGISTTKRDYIAHEVLPQKLKPPEKHDKSMDLTSTYKQDYNSYPISQVPPCLPCVTRHIPSTKMDTRTAYEDDYVLWNEPKTELIRPNDRFHPSEEKFDHRTIVQDDYLYRGPVATQSCKPLNLVQKTEGPFETITNYRMNYVPHPLQKCYVHKNEKYKVNEVPFDGLTTHKVSYKGMVGEPARLAKPYQLKLLHDLPFSSTTEFQEEYQAWPWHPVFTKKPDVYLPPLEKMDLHTTTQVHYKHPNGKPAKMCQSLAHLKKITEPFNSSSIMKEDYKPWLCKRLKPIIHAPELTFPAKPMDCLTTFQTHYVPHPLTVVKSYKPGWSGPNHHTLLDAKTTYATSYTPKGLVRCLASYKDPSGYVFEGADADGHKLYLPASKSECLQGGH; encoded by the exons atGTCACCATTGTCCACACCTGCCCATGAGGCCCTATAAGAAGACTGAGAAGCCATGCATGCTGTCAGAGTACCTGAAGCGATATCCCCTTTACTCCATCACTGTTCCCAGAGGCTCATTTAAGCCAAAAGAAGCATACAAGATGGCACAGATACCCATGGAAGGCATCTCGACTACAAA GAGAGATTACATAGCTCATGAAGTGTTGCCACAGAAACTTAAACCACCTGAAAAGCATGACAAGAGTATGGATTTGACCTCCACTTATAAACAAGATTATAACTCCTACCCTATCTCTCAAGTACCTCCATGCCTCCCCTGTGTGACGAGACACATCCCCAGCACCAAGATGGATACAAGAACCGCTTATGAAG ATGACTATGTGTTATGGAATGAACCAAAGACAGAGCTGATCAGACCAAACGACAGATTTCAcccatcagaagaaaaatttgaCCACAGAACCATTGTCCAGGATGACTATCTCTACAGGGGACCAGTTGCCACTCAAAGCTGCAAACCTCTGAATCTGGTCCAGAAAACTGAGGGTCCCTTTGAGACTATAACCAATTATAGAATGAATTATGTGCCACATCCTCTGCAGAAATGTTATGTccataaaaatgagaaatacaagGTCAATGAGGTCCCATTTGATGGCCTCACTACCCACAAAGTTTCTTACAAGGGGATGGTTGGTGAGCCAGCCAGGCTTGCAAAACCGTACCAGCTGAAGCTTCTCCATGATCTTCCATTTTCCTCTACAACTGAGTTTCAAGAAGAATACCAAGCTTGGCCATGGCATCCCGTATTCACCAAAAAACCTGACGTATATCTTCCGCCTCTGGAGAAAATGGACCTTCACACCACTACTCAGGTACATTACAAGCACCCAAATGGCAAGCCAGCCAAGATGTGTCAATCTTTGGCCcaccttaaaaaaattactgagcCATTCAATAGCTCTTCTATAATGAAGGAAGACTATAAGCCTTGGCTGTGCAAGAGACTAAAACCTATCATTCATGCTCCGGAGCTGACCTTCCCAGCAAAACCAATGGATTGCTTGACTACCTTTCAGACCCATTATGTGCCTCATCCACTCACAGTTGTGAAGAGCTATAAACCTGGCTGGTCAGGCCCAAATCATCACACTCTGCTAGATGCTAAAACGACCTATGCCACCAGCTACACACCAAAGGGCCTTGTCAGATGCTTGGCATCTTACAAAGACCCATCGGGTTACGTCTTTGAGGGAGCTGATGCTGATGGTCACAAACTTTATCTGCCTGCTTCCAAGAGTGAGTGCCTACAAGGTGgacactga